A segment of the Labrus bergylta chromosome 11, fLabBer1.1, whole genome shotgun sequence genome:
TTAACGGGTTAAACTTAAACACAATACGTCTAAAAAATGTTCATAATACAGTTTTGTACtcgctataaaaaaaaaaccgcgTGGAAAACACATTGCTTTCCACCCACCTCCTCCGAAGACCAACAACGAGCATATCTGTCCCGGCAAAGTCTTGGAAGCCCTGTCCCCGCCCCCTTTTTTTGAGGTGGCTTTTGGGTATTGTAGTTTTATTCTGAAGCAGAGCCGTTCTTGTCTTGCGAGAGTGACAGCGAAGGAGAAACTACACTTCCGGTAAACAAGCGATGTGCGCTGGTTTTAAACATACCAGCACACCGGTCTCGCCGTCCTTCAGTAAGTTACATCGCTCCGGTTAGCTGGCGGGGAGGGCTGGTGATATATATCATCGAAACCCATCAGATATCCTGGATCGTGTGGCTTGTCAAGTCaagtgatgttttgttttcacaacCCATATTAGCAGCACTGGTAGCTTGTAGAAGCGGTGCTTAGCTAGAAAGCTACCAGTagttaataaaaagaaaaaaaggagtggCTTTTCTACTTAAAACCAATATTTgcgtttgtttattttactgtcttttttttcttttgcgtGTGCATATTTTAATAACACACACTGGATCCGATTACACTTCAATGGACAAGCTGTCAAAAACAGCCGCTGATGCGACGCGAGAGAAGGTAGCGGTACAATACTTTGTGTTTGACttaaattatgaataaaatcTGTTCGTCTAAACAAAGTTTGTATTAGTCGTAAAGGTAGTTAGACTTCCTTACAGCAGTGGGAAGTcttcaaaatgatttatttaacatgtatccctgtttctctgcaggaggtctgtcCACCAAGCGGAGTCGTAGCTGACAGCCTGTCACATACATCTTATAACGAGTATCCTGCTCGCTGTCCCCTCATCAACACGTATGTGCGTCACACTCCTCAAGCACGCACACATCAGTCATTCCGCCCATCATCACCAAGCAAGGCATTCCCAGAGACCAGCAGtgcaggtattttttttttgtacatctgTTAATTTCCCTTCCCAAAGTTTCCATTCAAGGTATTGTAGTGTTTCACAGCTCCATGGTTACAGCATGTGTAACATGATGCCACACTACTTGAATGTCTCAGACGCACAGGCATCTTATTCGTCCTTCAGCATTAATCCTTCCCTTTTAGTCGTCAATTCTAAACTCAGAGTCTTGTGTCATAACACAGTGACCACAGTCAAGTTTAAAATCTATCAGTAAATATTCAGATGTTTTACAATATTCTACTCTGTCTCACACGCAATcaatgtgtgttcttgtgtaGCGATCCTCTCTGCCCTGAGGAACCTCCAGGAGAAGATCAGGAGGTTGGAGTTGCAAAAAGGCAAAACTGAAGTAAATATGCACACTTTAGGGAAAGGTGTGTCACACATGCATCAGCAGAGCGATAAAGTCACAAGGAGGCTTTTTAATGATCAGACCGACACAGCAAAAGAGAAAAGGGGCCAGTCCAACTGCAATCAAGGTGGGTGTATGTAAACAAAGTATAACTTTTCGGctgatattatttattttccccCAGTATCTTACGGTGTCCTAttgttttttcaccttttctccACAGTTTTAATCAGCCACCTGGCTGCTGCAGAGTCTCGCTGTGTGAAGCTGGAGCGACAGCTGGATTACATGAGAGGGATGCTGCGCAGTGCTAAGGCAGACAGGACCAGCCCTCTCACACAGCAGGTTCACCTGGTGTTTCTTTATGTCATAGGCTTTGATAGAGACACTCAAACTCTTGACATAAAGATACACAAACAACCTGTATTAAAGGAATATTTGAGCGTAAATGATATTAATGTGTGAGTGAGTAGGTTTTTTGTATTAATTACTCTATACATCTTTAGGTTTCCATGGAGACAGCTAAATCAGCTGATAAACAGTCCGGTACAGTGTCTGAGCAACTCCAGTTGGAAAAGCTGGAGCGACTGGAGCTGGAGTATCGTCGGCTGACGCGCACACAAAACGACGCTGAGGTACACACAAAGACACCGGGAAATGATATTCACCTTAACTAGTGGTACTACAACTACAAGATATCACAGACAGGAGAAAAAATTAcctttattttcacattaatataatattaatgtttttgtgtgttcgaATGTGCCAGTTGAAGATCCGGGAGCTGGAGATGAAactagaggaggaggagcaccAAAGAAAGCTGGTTCAGGATAAGGCAAATCAGGTAACAAGCTGGCTTTGATTTGTATTCATCTTAAGAGACCATTTTCTTTTCGGACTTAACATTGACAGCTTGCAATGTGTATTTTaccttaatgtgtgtgtgtgtgtgtgtgtgtgtgtgtgtgtgtgtgtgtgtgtgtgtgtgtgtgtgtgtgtgtgtgtgtgtgtgtgtgtgtgtgtgtgtgttcgtcaGCTGCAGACAGGTTTGGAGGCCAATAGGATACTGCTGCAGTCAGTGTCACCCTGCCTGTCCTCCAGACAGTCTAAAGAGAAGAACTGTGAATCAAAGGTAAAGACCTTTACAAGGTTTTACTACTGATTAGTGTACCTGGAATGGTTTCCTTACCTTTTCACTTGTTAATGTTTAAACAATTGAGATGAGACAGAGTGCTTCAAAGTCCATCTTGTTGAACAAACTTGTCATGTACCGTTAATGAGGGaaatcatttttgtcattcaaaCTGATAACTTCAATATTTTGTAATAATTTATGGTCCAGTCTATTAATGTGTTGTTATCGTAGAGGAGAGaacgtttgcagcagcagcagcagc
Coding sequences within it:
- the cep57 gene encoding centrosomal protein of 57 kDa isoform X1, whose protein sequence is MDKLSKTAADATREKEVCPPSGVVADSLSHTSYNEYPARCPLINTYVRHTPQARTHQSFRPSSPSKAFPETSSAAILSALRNLQEKIRRLELQKGKTEVNMHTLGKGVSHMHQQSDKVTRRLFNDQTDTAKEKRGQSNCNQVLISHLAAAESRCVKLERQLDYMRGMLRSAKADRTSPLTQQVSMETAKSADKQSGTVSEQLQLEKLERLELEYRRLTRTQNDAELKIRELEMKLEEEEHQRKLVQDKANQLQTGLEANRILLQSVSPCLSSRQSKEKNCESKKASPQESSYTQPHYRLSLRDVPFVAGTSVGCSHSVRANVQSVLSQLKRHQPHLCNSRVLSNNKTGSRRNSDSSSTSSSASEEELSELLQALQEELRLMSLDQEELLRQVEASVSSEERKELQREQETLLLKMERKGEQIRKLYRHKTQVKKFRKEAGSKCNEVRVTTTVSTRGRSAGSVNVRPGERSKRNLRLLRDMKALQTSLRT
- the cep57 gene encoding centrosomal protein of 57 kDa isoform X2 → MDKLSKTAADATREKEVCPPSGVVADSLSHTSYNEYPARCPLINTYVRHTPQARTHQSFRPSSPSKAFPETSSAAILSALRNLQEKIRRLELQKGKTEVNMHTLGKGVSHMHQQSDKVTRRLFNDQTDTAKEKRGQSNCNQVLISHLAAAESRCVKLERQLDYMRGMLRSAKADRTSPLTQQVSMETAKSADKQSGTVSEQLQLEKLERLELEYRRLTRTQNDAELKIRELEMKLEEEEHQRKLVQDKANQTGLEANRILLQSVSPCLSSRQSKEKNCESKKASPQESSYTQPHYRLSLRDVPFVAGTSVGCSHSVRANVQSVLSQLKRHQPHLCNSRVLSNNKTGSRRNSDSSSTSSSASEEELSELLQALQEELRLMSLDQEELLRQVEASVSSEERKELQREQETLLLKMERKGEQIRKLYRHKTQVKKFRKEAGSKCNEVRVTTTVSTRGRSAGSVNVRPGERSKRNLRLLRDMKALQTSLRT